The genomic stretch GAGCATCTGCTCGAACGACCACGCCGCGCTCGCCAGCGAGTCGGACCCCATCTCCTCGCCGTTGCGCCAGACGGTCATCCGGAGGTCCAGGCGCCCGTCGCCGTCGCGCCGGCCCTCGAGCTCGTCGGCGGTGACGATCCACGGGCCGAGCGTCGAGGCGAAGTCCTTGCCCTTCGCCCATCCCATCCCGAGCTTGCGGTCGAAGCCCTGCAGGTCGCGGCCCGACCAGTCGTTGAAGATCGCGTATCCGGCGATGTGGTCCCGGGCGGTCTCGACGGTCAGGTCGCGCCCCGGCGTCCCGATGATCGCGGCCACCTCGAGCTCGTAGTCGAAGAGCCTGCACCGCGGCGGCACCTCGATGTCGTCGCCGGTCGCGAACAGCGCGTTCGGGTTGGAGAAGTAGAACGCGGGCGCCTGGTACCAGGCCTCGGGGACCTTCGCGTCCGGCCCCTCGGTCATGACCATGCCCTCGACATGCTGCTCGAAGGCGACGAAGTCGCGCACGACGGGAGGGTGCAGCGGCGCACGCAGGCGCACCTCATCGAGCGTGACCGGATCCTCGGCGTCGGCGGCCAACGCGTCGCGCTCGGCCGGCGTCGCCGTCAGCAGGGTGAGGACGTCGACCTCCGGCGCCAGGGCGCTGACGCGGTCCTCCTCCACCACCCCGAGGTGGTCGGCCCCGGCATGTCGGTAGCGGGCGATGCGCATGGCAGCTGCTCCTCAGTCGATCGGCTGGAAGTGCTCGACGGCGGGCGGCTCGGCGAAGTACGGGCCGATGAGCTCGCGCCAGCGCCCGAAGCGCTCGGACTCGCGGAAGCCCTGCATGTGCGCCTCGACGCTGTCCCACTCGATGAGCAACAGGTACGTCGAGGGTTCCTCGATTCCTCGAGCGATGCGCACCGACCGGAAGCCGTCGGCCTCGGCGACGACCTTGCGGGCCTCGCGGAACCCCGCCTCGAAGTCCGCCTCGAAGCCTGGCGTCACGCTGATCACGGCGCGCTCGACGATCATCCTTCGACTCCCTCTTGCATCGCGTTGGCGGGCGGCAGCGTAGCGGGCTATGCCGACTCGAACGCGATCGGCAGCGCGTCCGTGCCGTAGATGCCGCTCACGCTCTGGAGCACCGGCTCGCCGTCGAGGCGCAGCGTCCGAATGCGGCGGGCGAGGAAGGCGAGGGCCTCCTCGAGCTCGGCGCGGGCCAGGTTCGCCCCCACGCAGTAGTGGATGCCGGCGCCGAAGGTGAGCATCCGCGGGCCCTTGCCCTCGCCCGTGATGTCGAACGTCTCCGGGTGCGCGAACACCGCCGGGTCGCGGTTGCCGGAGTACGCGCACACGACGATCACGGTGCCTTCGGGAAACGTGACGTCGCGGTAGGTGACCTCCTCGACGAGCAGCCGCGCCGTGAACGGCGTGATCGGCTCGAAGCGCAGCGCCTCCTCCGCGGCCCGGGCCGCGAGCCCGTCCGGGTCGGCGCGCAGCGCACCCCACTGGTCGGGGTGCAGCGCGAGCAGCCGCACGGCGTGGGCGAGCTGGCTCTGGGTCGTGTCGACCCCGCCGACGAGGATGTTCAGGACGAGGTTC from Capillimicrobium parvum encodes the following:
- a CDS encoding antibiotic biosynthesis monooxygenase family protein, coding for MIVERAVISVTPGFEADFEAGFREARKVVAEADGFRSVRIARGIEEPSTYLLLIEWDSVEAHMQGFRESERFGRWRELIGPYFAEPPAVEHFQPID
- a CDS encoding fumarylacetoacetate hydrolase family protein, encoding MRIARYRHAGADHLGVVEEDRVSALAPEVDVLTLLTATPAERDALAADAEDPVTLDEVRLRAPLHPPVVRDFVAFEQHVEGMVMTEGPDAKVPEAWYQAPAFYFSNPNALFATGDDIEVPPRCRLFDYELEVAAIIGTPGRDLTVETARDHIAGYAIFNDWSGRDLQGFDRKLGMGWAKGKDFASTLGPWIVTADELEGRRDGDGRLDLRMTVWRNGEEMGSDSLASAAWSFEQMLVYASRGAWLVPGDVIGSGTCGGGCLGELWGRRGAIDPPPLAPGDEVTMTVEGIGTIANRIVAGAEPVDHGAPKRR